A single window of Deltaproteobacteria bacterium DNA harbors:
- a CDS encoding DUF4143 domain-containing protein, whose amino-acid sequence MKRAREYHPDMQDSVNEQFSLEQVLQWGSLPLLYHTADAPDKIRYLRTYTQTYLKEEIVAEQIIRKLNPFRLFLEIAAQHNGEIANYSNIARDVGVDTVTIQSYFQILEDTLVGFSKFYYFDLGIKRSLDGTVVQPLVPNTYGYGKAFEHFVILEAVRLNAYLERDFRFSYLLTKDGAEIDLIIERPGMPVVLVEIKSSGNVDERDTRTVERFLKDFKKGEGYCWSLDPIAKKIGSVRALHWREGLKEVGLAPLSP is encoded by the coding sequence ATGAAACGTGCTAGAGAGTATCACCCCGATATGCAAGATTCAGTAAATGAACAATTCTCCCTGGAACAGGTTCTCCAATGGGGGAGTCTGCCTCTGCTTTATCACACCGCCGACGCGCCCGACAAAATCCGTTACCTGCGTACCTATACACAAACCTACTTAAAAGAAGAAATCGTTGCCGAACAAATTATCCGCAAGCTGAACCCCTTCCGCCTGTTTCTCGAAATTGCCGCCCAGCACAACGGGGAAATTGCGAATTATTCGAACATTGCCCGCGATGTGGGGGTGGATACGGTAACCATCCAGTCGTATTTTCAGATTCTCGAGGATACGCTGGTGGGCTTCTCAAAGTTCTATTACTTCGATCTCGGCATCAAGCGGTCACTGGACGGTACCGTTGTTCAACCTCTGGTTCCAAATACGTACGGCTACGGGAAGGCCTTTGAACACTTTGTGATTCTCGAGGCGGTTCGGCTGAATGCTTACCTTGAGCGCGATTTCCGGTTCAGTTACCTGCTGACAAAAGACGGGGCCGAAATCGATTTGATTATTGAACGGCCGGGGATGCCCGTTGTTCTCGTAGAGATTAAATCAAGCGGCAATGTTGACGAACGTGACACGCGCACCGTGGAACGGTTTCTTAAAGATTTCAAAAAGGGGGAAGGTTATTGCTGGTCGCTCGACCCGATTGCCAAAAAAATCGGTTCTGTACGTGCCTTGCACTGGAGAGAAGGTCTCAAGGAAGTGGGCTTGGCCCCCTTAAGTCCTTAA
- a CDS encoding tetratricopeptide repeat protein: MNILNKCTTFIEYGQFYFKKNIKSDSHNLSGLLAANRGELEGEEGAIAHFQKAVEYNPNSTAAWSNLGQALAIAGKEGASTKAFEQLLILSNEPKPEVLFNIFCMGFRKNWG; this comes from the coding sequence TTGAACATACTCAATAAATGTACGACTTTTATTGAGTACGGTCAATTTTATTTTAAAAAAAATATTAAATCTGATTCCCATAACTTATCAGGTCTCCTTGCGGCTAATAGGGGAGAACTTGAAGGAGAAGAAGGGGCCATTGCTCATTTTCAGAAAGCGGTGGAGTACAATCCCAACTCGACAGCGGCCTGGTCCAACCTCGGACAGGCACTGGCAATAGCCGGAAAAGAAGGTGCTTCAACCAAGGCTTTTGAACAGCTTTTGATTTTATCGAATGAACCGAAACCAGAGGTGTTATTTAACATCTTCTGCATGGGTTTCCGGAAGAATTGGGGCTGA
- a CDS encoding AAA family ATPase yields MFNRLLTIRKNNSFFLFGARGTGKSTWLSQEFASIPHLYIDLLNPDEEEKFSKNPGSLLAQIEGMDKKNPWVIIDEIQKVPKLLDVAHLCIEKHKTLFALTGSSARKLKRGNANLLAGRAFMFRQGLYVSSLSPHALRTTA; encoded by the coding sequence ATGTTCAATAGATTGTTAACTATACGAAAAAACAACAGTTTTTTTCTATTCGGGGCTCGGGGGACCGGCAAATCCACTTGGCTCAGCCAAGAATTTGCCTCGATCCCTCACCTTTATATCGACCTTCTCAACCCCGATGAAGAGGAAAAATTTTCCAAAAATCCCGGATCGCTTCTCGCCCAAATCGAGGGGATGGATAAAAAAAATCCCTGGGTGATCATCGATGAAATTCAAAAAGTTCCGAAGCTTCTCGACGTGGCCCACCTCTGTATCGAAAAACACAAAACCCTCTTTGCCTTGACCGGCTCGTCCGCCCGAAAGCTGAAAAGGGGAAACGCCAACCTTCTGGCCGGCAGGGCCTTTATGTTTCGGCAGGGCCTTTATGTTTCATCTCTTTCCCCTCACGCATTGCGAACTACTGCGTAG
- a CDS encoding CTP synthase has product MTKKVSPPKTKFIFVTGGVVSSLGKGLASASIGALLENRGLKVTLQKLDPYINVDPGTMSPFQHGEVFVTDDGAETDLDLGHYERFVSARMSKLNNYTTGRIYNSVIQKERKGEYLGRTVQVIPHITDEIKGCIMKGADGASPNGADVLIVEIGGTVGDIESLPFLEAIRQFKADVGKQNVLYIHLTLVPYIGAADELKTKPTQHSVQKLREIGIQPDILLCRTDRPLSKEVKAKIALFCNIDPDCVMTARDVKSVYEVPLCLHDEGIDDKIVELLNIWTRTPDLKDWKELVSKIQKTSKPVTIGIVGKYVNLVDAYKSLNEALYHSAFNQDAKLTLKFVDSETLEHNSADLEEVFGDCDGILVPGGFGNRGIEGKIRAIRHARENKIPYFGICLGMQLAVMANSTELDPATPHPVIDLMQEQKAVVNKGATMRLGAYPCVLEKGSHAFKDYGEKEISERHRHRYEFNNGYRERLAQKGLSVTGVCPEGDLVEIIELKKHPWFVACQFHPEFKSRPMRPHPLFFHFVEASLAFSAQKKWRGLKQAEPSPQVEAILHKKANKSA; this is encoded by the coding sequence ATGACAAAAAAAGTCTCCCCCCCGAAAACCAAGTTTATTTTTGTGACCGGCGGGGTTGTCTCCTCTTTGGGCAAGGGCTTGGCCTCCGCCTCCATCGGGGCCCTTCTGGAAAACCGTGGCCTCAAAGTTACCCTTCAAAAGCTCGACCCCTATATTAATGTGGACCCCGGCACCATGAGCCCCTTTCAGCATGGCGAGGTCTTTGTGACGGATGACGGCGCCGAAACGGACCTCGATCTGGGGCACTACGAGCGGTTTGTCAGCGCCCGGATGTCCAAACTCAACAACTACACCACCGGCCGAATCTACAACTCGGTCATTCAAAAGGAACGGAAAGGGGAATATCTGGGGAGGACCGTTCAGGTCATTCCGCACATCACTGACGAGATCAAGGGATGCATCATGAAGGGGGCCGACGGGGCTAGCCCCAATGGGGCCGACGTGCTGATCGTGGAAATCGGCGGAACGGTGGGGGACATCGAAAGCCTCCCCTTTCTGGAGGCGATCCGTCAGTTCAAGGCGGATGTCGGAAAACAGAATGTCCTTTACATCCACCTGACGCTCGTCCCCTACATCGGCGCCGCCGACGAGCTGAAAACCAAACCGACCCAGCACAGCGTCCAGAAACTCCGCGAGATCGGCATCCAGCCCGACATCCTCCTCTGCCGGACCGACCGCCCTCTCTCCAAAGAGGTCAAGGCGAAGATTGCCCTCTTCTGCAACATCGACCCCGACTGCGTCATGACGGCGCGCGACGTGAAATCGGTCTACGAGGTGCCGCTCTGTCTCCATGATGAAGGGATCGATGACAAAATCGTCGAACTCTTGAACATCTGGACCCGCACCCCCGACCTCAAAGACTGGAAAGAACTTGTTTCAAAAATACAAAAAACCTCCAAACCGGTGACCATCGGCATTGTGGGAAAATATGTCAATCTGGTGGACGCCTACAAAAGTCTGAATGAGGCGCTCTATCACTCTGCCTTCAACCAGGATGCAAAGCTGACGCTTAAATTCGTCGACTCGGAAACACTGGAGCACAACTCTGCCGATTTGGAAGAGGTCTTCGGCGACTGTGACGGCATTCTGGTCCCCGGCGGCTTCGGCAACCGCGGGATTGAAGGAAAAATCAGGGCGATTCGCCATGCTCGCGAGAACAAAATCCCCTACTTTGGCATCTGCCTCGGAATGCAGTTGGCGGTGATGGCCAACTCCACCGAGTTGGATCCGGCCACCCCCCATCCGGTGATCGACCTGATGCAGGAGCAGAAGGCGGTGGTCAACAAGGGGGCCACCATGCGCCTGGGGGCCTACCCGTGCGTCCTCGAAAAAGGGTCACACGCCTTCAAAGACTACGGCGAAAAAGAGATCTCCGAGCGCCATCGGCATCGCTACGAATTCAACAATGGCTACCGCGAACGGCTCGCCCAAAAAGGGCTCTCGGTCACCGGGGTCTGCCCCGAAGGGGATCTGGTTGAAATTATCGAACTCAAAAAACATCCCTGGTTTGTCGCCTGCCAGTTCCACCCCGAATTCAAGTCGCGCCCCATGCGCCCGCACCCCCTCTTTTTCCACTTCGTGGAGGCCTCTTTGGCCTTTTCTGCCCAAAAAAAATGGAGGGGGTTAAAACAGGCCGAGCCCTCCCCTCAGGTGGAGGCGATTCTTCATAAAAAAGCAAATAAATCCGCTTAG